One region of Oncorhynchus mykiss isolate Arlee chromosome 8, USDA_OmykA_1.1, whole genome shotgun sequence genomic DNA includes:
- the tmem244 gene encoding transmembrane protein 244, translated as MLLDYCCRCCGYCGSTLKRYGPTSVKIKTNVSETWIVLQNLLMCIISFYAVYYIVVSLCIGILRVHEVDSLLAPFDYTTQPSWQSPKYLVTVISMELTYLLGGLIFAWIVEEWVWDYAITVTLIHIGLTVAVMSDFPSTEHYWIALGSGLVMMIFGGQLVAYKLFRNNFVYPDELQHF; from the exons ATGTTGTTGGACTACTGTTGCAGGTGTTGTGGGTATTGTGGGTCTACTCTGAAGCGCTATGGCCCAACATCAGTCAAGATCAAGACCAACGTCAGTGAAACATGG ATTGTTCTCCAGAACTTGCTGATGTGCATAATATCCTTCTATGCTGTTTACTACATAGTGGTCAGTCTCTGCATTGGTATTCTCAG GGTACATGAGGTTGACAGCCTTTTAGCACCCTTTGACTACACAACACAGCCATCATGGCAAAGTCCAAAATACCTAG TGACAGTGATCTCCATGGAGCTGACCTATCTTTTGGGAGGCCTGATATTTGCGTGGATTGTCGAGGAGTGGGTGTGGGACTACGCCATCACAGTCACACTAATCCACATTGGTCTGACGGTAGCAG TTATGTCTGATTTCCCGTCAACAGAACATTATTGGATTGCCCTTG GTTCTGGATTGGTGATGATGATTTTCGGAGGCCAACTTGTAGCATATAAGCTCTTCAGGAATAATTTTGTGTATCCGGATGAGCTCCAACATTTCTAA